In a genomic window of Sardina pilchardus chromosome 20, fSarPil1.1, whole genome shotgun sequence:
- the LOC134067625 gene encoding filamin-A-interacting protein 1-like isoform X1 has product MRSKSTGMDSTVNGVLVVPCGPHDISQEEDCKLHAPDKSKKLKEQQKDDAEKELSGNEKADEKPTENNHLNPGLRDLSKDDLLKLLGIMEGEVQAREDVIRVLKSQHCRGGAGALESRYGSVGPTKALQALHRDGLLLHSKGHKDDVYEKPIAAGHWKWASIASWPDGPAEQIPNLPMVHLDQLQDKHKEAYRRMLEQLLMVEKCHRRTLHELDIEKRKHADYMNKSDDFTNLLEQERERLKRLLEQEKAYQVRKDKENTKRLEKVRAELVKLKSFALMLVDERQLHLEQIDQQNQKTKELTQNLQEKELKLSEVGNQAKEDSQKVLTLETELKDTSTKLAKEHEEMTAKLTSQESQNKQLRQKVAGLTSKIEALEETNGALQKSADELQELRDKISQGEYGNSNLMAELENLRKKVLEMEGKDEEITKTETHCKELRKKLQEEECQGKELKLEVERLQVKMAELEKLEGSFSFSRDDCSQLQIALEKEQSLSKELTDELVTLKIRVKELESSELKLEKAELALKDDLIKLKSVTVVMFNERKSMAERIRSEEKKRDELSKLYKAEQEKVMEVTERLIEESKKLLKFKSELETKMSILTKERDELKSKLVIEEDMNKEISTRVCILTQKIDGVEKESGKYMLKQESGRPLDESRQDESRIKELTKEIERLKNRLKQLEVVEGDLIKTEDEYDMLEKKFKTEQDKANSLFQQVEEMKSQIAFNKAIERGETVIQEAELRQRCLAEEAKNRDLEADVLALKEKIHELMNKEDQLSQLQVDYRVLQQRFLEEEDKKKSISNEVLNLSKELEVTKRYSRALRPSTNGRRMMDVPMTSTGVQTDPVTNDTIEEDTPAVFIKKSVQEENHIMSNLRQRCLKKSTERSTVDRYPSAASDIRKSWIPWMRKKDSSHNGSDKSLQINGECSPAELTLSQKQGQPLHIRVTPDHQNSQATLQITSAPTSNIYSSTTVISNQGLQKPRITIIPTTPNITPTKNRNTESPQGPERAKSPVTITTISRAKSPESRIPCSDRSMSPVSIMSVSTSSLSDISSSPEPQEMITGRAVFKVTPEKQMVPAPIKKYACSSNIVTTEDNKIHIHLGSQFKKPSESSNHMGAIRLPAEAAEGKEISTGTVLRSPRHSSITPKAAASKVTSSITITPVCTAPARPVLSVQPVQDILSPKSGASRIPMSRGMKTGKAVLGALGISSAMKMEARADGQSMRIELKKSTISGASFLSGGKS; this is encoded by the exons TGTGGACCTCATGACATCAGCCAAGAGGAGGACTGCAAGCTGCATGCCCCTGACAAGAGTAAGAAACTGAAGGAACAGCAGAAGGATGACGCAGAGAAGGAGCTTTCAGGAAATGAGAAAGCCGACGAGAAGCCCACAGAAAATAATCACCTAAATCCCGGGCTGAGGGACCTGTCCAAAGATGACCTTCTTAAACTTCTGGGAATCATGGAAGGGGAGGTTCAG GCCCGGGAGGATGTGATCCGGGTGCTGAAGTCTCAGCATTGccgaggaggagcaggggcCCTGGAGTCCCGTTACGGCTCAGTGGGCCCCACCAAAGCCCTGCAGGCCCTGCACAGAGACGGCCTCCTCCTGCACTCCAAGGGCCACAAGGACGACGTCTACGAGAAGCCCATTGCAGCG ggacattggaaatgggcttcaatAGCTTCTTGGCCAGatggacctgcagagcaaatcccaaatttgcCAATGGTTCAT ctggACCAGTTGCAGGATAAGCACAAGGAGGCGTACCGGCGTATGCTGGAGCAGCTCCTTATGGTGGAGAAATGCCACCGCCGCACCCTCCATGAGCTGGACATCGAGAAGCGCAAGCACGCCGACTACATGAACAAGAGCGATGATTTCACCAACCTGctggaacaggagagagagag GTTAAAGAGACTGCTGGAGCAAGAGAAAGCATATCAAGTGCGCAAAGACAAAGAGAACACCAAACGGTTAGAGAAAGTCAGAGCAGAACTTGTGAAACTCAAATCCTTTGCGCTCATGCTTGTAGATGAACGACAGCTGCATCTCGAACAGATTGATCAGCAAAACCAGAAGACCAAGGAGCTTACTCAAAACCTCCAGGAGAAAGAGCTGAAGCTCAGTGAGGTTGGCAACCAGGCAAAAGAGGACAGTCAAAAAGTTCTCACGCTAGAGACAGAGTTAAAGGACACGTCAACAAAGCTTGCGAAGGAGCATGAAGAGATGACTGCCAAGCTAACAAGTCAAGAGTCCCAGAACAAACAGTTGCGACAAAAGGTGGCTGGGCTGACATCAAAAATCGAAGCTCTAGAAGAGACAAATGGAGCACTGCAGAAATCAGCAGATGAATTACAGGAGCTCAGGGACAAAATTAGCCAGGGAGAATATGGAAACTCAAACCTCATGGCGGAGTTGGAGAACCTCCGTAAGAAAGTTCTAGAAATGGAGGGCAAAGACGAGGAGATCACCAAGACAGAAACACATTGTAAAGAGTTGCGTAAGAAACTCCAAGAGGAGGAATGCCAAGGCAAAGAGCTAAAGCTGGAGGTTGAGAGACTTCAGGTGAAGATGGCAGAGCTGGAGAAACTGGAGGGGTCCTTTAGTTTTAGTCGAGATGATTGTTCGCAGCTCCAAATTGCTTTGGAAAAAGAGCAGAGTCTCTCAAAAGAGCTAACAGATGAACTGGTAACACTGAAGATCCGTGTGAAAGAACTAGAGTCAAGTGAGTTAAAACTGGAAAAGGCAGAATTAGCCCTTAAGGATGACCTTATAAAGCTAAAATCTGTTACTGTTGTGATGTTTAATGAACGCAAGAGCATGGCGGAGAGAATAAGatcagaggaaaagaaaagggatGAGTTGAGCAAACTGTACAAAGCTGAGCAAGAGAAAGTAATGGAAGTCACTGAGAGACTGATTGAAGAAAGCAAAAAGCTTCTGAAGTTCAAATCAGAATTAGAAACCAAAATGTCGATTCTtacaaaagagagggatgaattaAAGTCTAAGCTGGTTATTGAGGAAGACATGAATAAGGAGATCAGCACAAGAGTATGTATATTGACACAGAAAATCGATGGAGTTGAAAAGGAATCTGGCAAATACATGTTAAAGCAAGAATCAGGAAGACCGTTAGATGAAAGTAGACAGGATGAGAGTAGAATAAAAGAACTGACTAAGGAAATCGAGAGGCTGAAGAATCGTTTGAAACAACTTGAGGTTGTGGAGGGTGATCTCATTAAAACTGAAGATGAGTATGACATGTTAGAAAAAAAGTTCAAGACAGAGCAGGATAAGGCCAACAGTCTCTTTCAACAAGTAGAGGAGATGAAAAGTCAAATTGCATTTAATAAAGCAATAGAAAGAGGTGAGACTGTGATCCAGGAGGCAGAATTACGGCAGAGATGCCTGGCAGAAGAGGCTAAAAACAGGGACCTGGAGGCTGATGTACTTGCCCTGAAGGAGAAGATCCATGAACTTATGAACAAAGAAGACCAGCTGTCACAACTGCAAGTGGACTACAGAGTCCTTCAACAACGCTTCCTTGAAGAAGAAGACAAGAAGAAGAGCATAAGCAACGAGGTTCTCAACCTCAGCAAAGAGCTTGAGGTTACTAAGCGTTACAGTCGCGCCCTAAGGCCAAGCACAAATGGGCGGAGGATGATGGACGTTCCAATGACATCTACTGGAGTGCAGACTGACCCAGTGACCAATGATACTATTGAGGAGGACACACCTGCTGTGTTTATCAAGAAGTCTGTGCAAGAAGAGAATCACATCATGAGTAACCTTCGACAACGATGCCTCAAAAAATCGACAGAACGATCAACTGTTGACCGCTACCCCTCTGCAGCTAGTGACATAAGGAAGTCCTGGATTCCCTGGATGAGGAAGAAGGACAGCAGTCACAATGGCTCTGACAAATCTCTGCAAATAAACGGGGAGTGCTCACCTGCTGAACTCACCTTGTCCCAAAAACAAGGGCAACCTTTACATATCAGGGTAACTCCAGACCACCAGAACAGCCAGGCAACCCTTCAAATCACAAGTGCGCCTACCTCCAACATTTACTCAAGTACAACAGTGATCTCAAATCAGGGCCTTCAGAAGCCTCGCATAACCATCATTCCTACCACCCCGAACATCACTCCCACGAAAAACAGAAATACTGAAAGTCCACAGGGGCCAGAGAGGGCCAAGTCCCCAGTCACAATCACAACAATCTCCAGGGCAAAATCTCCAGAGAGCAGGATCCCCTGCTCAGACAGATCCATGTCACCTGTCTCAATCATGTCCGTCAGCACTTCCTCACTCTCAGACATCTCAAGCTCTCCAGAACCACAGGAGATGATAACTGGTCGGGCTGTTTTCAAGGTAACCCCTGAGAAGCAGATGGTGCCCGCACCTATTAAAAAATATGCTTGCAGCTCCAACATAGTCACCACCGAGGACAACAAAATTCACATTCACTTGGGCTCTCAGTTCAAGAAGCCCTCTGAAAGCAGCAACCATATGGGGGCTATCAGGTTGCCTGCTGAGGCAGCTGAGGGCAAGGAGATCTCTACTGGAACGGTTCTGCGCTCCCCACGCCACAGTTCCATAACTCCCAAGGCTGCAGCCAGCAAAGTGACAAGCAGCATCACCATCACCCCTGTGTGCACAGCCCCAGCTAGACCAGTGCTGTCTGTG CAACCAGTACAAGACATTCTCTCTCCTAAGTCTGGAGCAAGCCGAATCCCCATGTCCCGTGGTATGAAAACAGGGAAAGCAGTATTGGGAGCTCTTGGCATCTCCAGTGCTATGAAGATGGAGGCACGTGCAGATGGCCAGTCAATGAGAATAGAGCTGAAGAAATCTACAATCAGTGGTGCTTCCTTTCTGAGCGGAGGGAAAAGTTGA
- the LOC134067625 gene encoding filamin-A-interacting protein 1-like isoform X2, whose product MRSKSTGMDSTVNGVLVVPCGPHDISQEEDCKLHAPDKSKKLKEQQKDDAEKELSGNEKADEKPTENNHLNPGLRDLSKDDLLKLLGIMEGEVQAREDVIRVLKSQHCRGGAGALESRYGSVGPTKALQALHRDGLLLHSKGHKDDVYEKPIAALDQLQDKHKEAYRRMLEQLLMVEKCHRRTLHELDIEKRKHADYMNKSDDFTNLLEQERERLKRLLEQEKAYQVRKDKENTKRLEKVRAELVKLKSFALMLVDERQLHLEQIDQQNQKTKELTQNLQEKELKLSEVGNQAKEDSQKVLTLETELKDTSTKLAKEHEEMTAKLTSQESQNKQLRQKVAGLTSKIEALEETNGALQKSADELQELRDKISQGEYGNSNLMAELENLRKKVLEMEGKDEEITKTETHCKELRKKLQEEECQGKELKLEVERLQVKMAELEKLEGSFSFSRDDCSQLQIALEKEQSLSKELTDELVTLKIRVKELESSELKLEKAELALKDDLIKLKSVTVVMFNERKSMAERIRSEEKKRDELSKLYKAEQEKVMEVTERLIEESKKLLKFKSELETKMSILTKERDELKSKLVIEEDMNKEISTRVCILTQKIDGVEKESGKYMLKQESGRPLDESRQDESRIKELTKEIERLKNRLKQLEVVEGDLIKTEDEYDMLEKKFKTEQDKANSLFQQVEEMKSQIAFNKAIERGETVIQEAELRQRCLAEEAKNRDLEADVLALKEKIHELMNKEDQLSQLQVDYRVLQQRFLEEEDKKKSISNEVLNLSKELEVTKRYSRALRPSTNGRRMMDVPMTSTGVQTDPVTNDTIEEDTPAVFIKKSVQEENHIMSNLRQRCLKKSTERSTVDRYPSAASDIRKSWIPWMRKKDSSHNGSDKSLQINGECSPAELTLSQKQGQPLHIRVTPDHQNSQATLQITSAPTSNIYSSTTVISNQGLQKPRITIIPTTPNITPTKNRNTESPQGPERAKSPVTITTISRAKSPESRIPCSDRSMSPVSIMSVSTSSLSDISSSPEPQEMITGRAVFKVTPEKQMVPAPIKKYACSSNIVTTEDNKIHIHLGSQFKKPSESSNHMGAIRLPAEAAEGKEISTGTVLRSPRHSSITPKAAASKVTSSITITPVCTAPARPVLSVQPVQDILSPKSGASRIPMSRGMKTGKAVLGALGISSAMKMEARADGQSMRIELKKSTISGASFLSGGKS is encoded by the exons TGTGGACCTCATGACATCAGCCAAGAGGAGGACTGCAAGCTGCATGCCCCTGACAAGAGTAAGAAACTGAAGGAACAGCAGAAGGATGACGCAGAGAAGGAGCTTTCAGGAAATGAGAAAGCCGACGAGAAGCCCACAGAAAATAATCACCTAAATCCCGGGCTGAGGGACCTGTCCAAAGATGACCTTCTTAAACTTCTGGGAATCATGGAAGGGGAGGTTCAG GCCCGGGAGGATGTGATCCGGGTGCTGAAGTCTCAGCATTGccgaggaggagcaggggcCCTGGAGTCCCGTTACGGCTCAGTGGGCCCCACCAAAGCCCTGCAGGCCCTGCACAGAGACGGCCTCCTCCTGCACTCCAAGGGCCACAAGGACGACGTCTACGAGAAGCCCATTGCAGCG ctggACCAGTTGCAGGATAAGCACAAGGAGGCGTACCGGCGTATGCTGGAGCAGCTCCTTATGGTGGAGAAATGCCACCGCCGCACCCTCCATGAGCTGGACATCGAGAAGCGCAAGCACGCCGACTACATGAACAAGAGCGATGATTTCACCAACCTGctggaacaggagagagagag GTTAAAGAGACTGCTGGAGCAAGAGAAAGCATATCAAGTGCGCAAAGACAAAGAGAACACCAAACGGTTAGAGAAAGTCAGAGCAGAACTTGTGAAACTCAAATCCTTTGCGCTCATGCTTGTAGATGAACGACAGCTGCATCTCGAACAGATTGATCAGCAAAACCAGAAGACCAAGGAGCTTACTCAAAACCTCCAGGAGAAAGAGCTGAAGCTCAGTGAGGTTGGCAACCAGGCAAAAGAGGACAGTCAAAAAGTTCTCACGCTAGAGACAGAGTTAAAGGACACGTCAACAAAGCTTGCGAAGGAGCATGAAGAGATGACTGCCAAGCTAACAAGTCAAGAGTCCCAGAACAAACAGTTGCGACAAAAGGTGGCTGGGCTGACATCAAAAATCGAAGCTCTAGAAGAGACAAATGGAGCACTGCAGAAATCAGCAGATGAATTACAGGAGCTCAGGGACAAAATTAGCCAGGGAGAATATGGAAACTCAAACCTCATGGCGGAGTTGGAGAACCTCCGTAAGAAAGTTCTAGAAATGGAGGGCAAAGACGAGGAGATCACCAAGACAGAAACACATTGTAAAGAGTTGCGTAAGAAACTCCAAGAGGAGGAATGCCAAGGCAAAGAGCTAAAGCTGGAGGTTGAGAGACTTCAGGTGAAGATGGCAGAGCTGGAGAAACTGGAGGGGTCCTTTAGTTTTAGTCGAGATGATTGTTCGCAGCTCCAAATTGCTTTGGAAAAAGAGCAGAGTCTCTCAAAAGAGCTAACAGATGAACTGGTAACACTGAAGATCCGTGTGAAAGAACTAGAGTCAAGTGAGTTAAAACTGGAAAAGGCAGAATTAGCCCTTAAGGATGACCTTATAAAGCTAAAATCTGTTACTGTTGTGATGTTTAATGAACGCAAGAGCATGGCGGAGAGAATAAGatcagaggaaaagaaaagggatGAGTTGAGCAAACTGTACAAAGCTGAGCAAGAGAAAGTAATGGAAGTCACTGAGAGACTGATTGAAGAAAGCAAAAAGCTTCTGAAGTTCAAATCAGAATTAGAAACCAAAATGTCGATTCTtacaaaagagagggatgaattaAAGTCTAAGCTGGTTATTGAGGAAGACATGAATAAGGAGATCAGCACAAGAGTATGTATATTGACACAGAAAATCGATGGAGTTGAAAAGGAATCTGGCAAATACATGTTAAAGCAAGAATCAGGAAGACCGTTAGATGAAAGTAGACAGGATGAGAGTAGAATAAAAGAACTGACTAAGGAAATCGAGAGGCTGAAGAATCGTTTGAAACAACTTGAGGTTGTGGAGGGTGATCTCATTAAAACTGAAGATGAGTATGACATGTTAGAAAAAAAGTTCAAGACAGAGCAGGATAAGGCCAACAGTCTCTTTCAACAAGTAGAGGAGATGAAAAGTCAAATTGCATTTAATAAAGCAATAGAAAGAGGTGAGACTGTGATCCAGGAGGCAGAATTACGGCAGAGATGCCTGGCAGAAGAGGCTAAAAACAGGGACCTGGAGGCTGATGTACTTGCCCTGAAGGAGAAGATCCATGAACTTATGAACAAAGAAGACCAGCTGTCACAACTGCAAGTGGACTACAGAGTCCTTCAACAACGCTTCCTTGAAGAAGAAGACAAGAAGAAGAGCATAAGCAACGAGGTTCTCAACCTCAGCAAAGAGCTTGAGGTTACTAAGCGTTACAGTCGCGCCCTAAGGCCAAGCACAAATGGGCGGAGGATGATGGACGTTCCAATGACATCTACTGGAGTGCAGACTGACCCAGTGACCAATGATACTATTGAGGAGGACACACCTGCTGTGTTTATCAAGAAGTCTGTGCAAGAAGAGAATCACATCATGAGTAACCTTCGACAACGATGCCTCAAAAAATCGACAGAACGATCAACTGTTGACCGCTACCCCTCTGCAGCTAGTGACATAAGGAAGTCCTGGATTCCCTGGATGAGGAAGAAGGACAGCAGTCACAATGGCTCTGACAAATCTCTGCAAATAAACGGGGAGTGCTCACCTGCTGAACTCACCTTGTCCCAAAAACAAGGGCAACCTTTACATATCAGGGTAACTCCAGACCACCAGAACAGCCAGGCAACCCTTCAAATCACAAGTGCGCCTACCTCCAACATTTACTCAAGTACAACAGTGATCTCAAATCAGGGCCTTCAGAAGCCTCGCATAACCATCATTCCTACCACCCCGAACATCACTCCCACGAAAAACAGAAATACTGAAAGTCCACAGGGGCCAGAGAGGGCCAAGTCCCCAGTCACAATCACAACAATCTCCAGGGCAAAATCTCCAGAGAGCAGGATCCCCTGCTCAGACAGATCCATGTCACCTGTCTCAATCATGTCCGTCAGCACTTCCTCACTCTCAGACATCTCAAGCTCTCCAGAACCACAGGAGATGATAACTGGTCGGGCTGTTTTCAAGGTAACCCCTGAGAAGCAGATGGTGCCCGCACCTATTAAAAAATATGCTTGCAGCTCCAACATAGTCACCACCGAGGACAACAAAATTCACATTCACTTGGGCTCTCAGTTCAAGAAGCCCTCTGAAAGCAGCAACCATATGGGGGCTATCAGGTTGCCTGCTGAGGCAGCTGAGGGCAAGGAGATCTCTACTGGAACGGTTCTGCGCTCCCCACGCCACAGTTCCATAACTCCCAAGGCTGCAGCCAGCAAAGTGACAAGCAGCATCACCATCACCCCTGTGTGCACAGCCCCAGCTAGACCAGTGCTGTCTGTG CAACCAGTACAAGACATTCTCTCTCCTAAGTCTGGAGCAAGCCGAATCCCCATGTCCCGTGGTATGAAAACAGGGAAAGCAGTATTGGGAGCTCTTGGCATCTCCAGTGCTATGAAGATGGAGGCACGTGCAGATGGCCAGTCAATGAGAATAGAGCTGAAGAAATCTACAATCAGTGGTGCTTCCTTTCTGAGCGGAGGGAAAAGTTGA
- the ctsba gene encoding cathepsin B produces the protein MWRLVCLCFVAALASSWARPRLPPLSNDMVNYINKANTTWKAGHNFHNVDYSYVQKLCGTLLKGPRLPITVQYAGDVSLPDSFDSRENWPNCPTIKEIRDQGSCGSCWAFGAAEAMSDRVCIHSDAKVSVEISSEDLLTCCESCGMGCNGGYPSAAWDFWTTEGLVSGGLYDSHIGCRPYTIEPCEHHVNGSRPPCSGEGGDTPRCTKKCEAGYSPAYKSDKHFGKTSYSVGSSEKQIMREISENGPVEGAFSVYEDFLLYKGGVYQHVTGSEVGGHAIKVLGWGVDNGTPYWLCANSWNTDWGENGFFRILRGSDHCGIESEMVAGIPA, from the exons ATGTGGCGtctggtttgtttgtgtttcgtCGCTGCACTGGCAAGCAGCTGGGCTAGACCGcgtcttccccctctctcaaaTGATATGGTGAACTACATTAACAAAGCCAACACCACCTGGAAG GCCGGCCACAACTTTCACAATGTGGACTACAGCTATGTGCAGAAGCTGTGTGGTACTCTGCTGAAAGGACCGAGACTCCCCATCAC ggTGCAGTATGCTGGGGATGTGTCACTGCCTGATAGCTTTGACTCGCGTGAGAACTGGCCTAACTGCCCCACCATCAAAGAGATCAGGGACCAGGGCTCATGCGGTTCCTGCTGG GCTTTCGGTGCTGCTGAGGCCATGTCTGACCGCGTGTGCATTCACAGCGATGCCAAAGTGAGTGTGGAGATCTCCTCCGAGGACCTGCTGACCTGCTGCGAGTCCTGTGGGATGGG GTGCAATGGTGGCTACCCATCTGCAGCATGGGACTTCTGGACTACTGAGGGGCTGGTGTCGGGCGGACTCTATGACTCTCATATTG GCTGCCGTCCCTACACCATTGAGCCCTGTGAGCACCATGTGAATGGTTCTCGACCCCCGTGCTCTGGAGAGGGTGGCGACACGCCCAGGTGTACAAAGAAATGTGAAGCTGGATACTCTCCTGCCTACAAATCTGATAAACACTTCG GGAAGACCTCCTACAGTGTGGGATCAAGTGAGAAGCAGATTATGAGGGAGATCTCTGAAAATGGGCCTGTAGAGGGTGCCTTCTCAGTCTATGAGGACTTCCTGCTGTACAAGGGTG GAGTGTACCAGCATGTGACTGGGTCTGAGGTCGGAGGTCATGCCATTAAGGTCCTGGGCTGGGGAGTAGATAACGGCACCCCCTACTGGCTGTGTGCTAACTCCTGGAACACTGACTGGGGCGAGAATG GCTTTTTCAGAATCCTCAGAGGATCAGATCATTGTGGCATTGAGTCGGAGATGGTTGCTGGTATCCCTGCCTAA
- the cgref1 gene encoding cell growth regulator with EF hand domain protein 1, with product MFAAAVFPLLLAPLLIQGAPQQGQESQRSESTGDNVPLTLVNPFGSADESRSLLQSYIKANLNEQANPDVSTREQEVFFLFSLHDYDKSGQLDGLELMKLLSDFLSHLSQTPKSTDGVVAMVDYLLQTQDQNQDGLLAPSELLSPPIQASKLEPIPGADPAVESDSAGGARDEPKEEASPQQGDPVGEQAQEAQADGPSDSANEQELPQEEGEHQVQPPEEERGVQGEGQVPEGQHVDNLGDAGGKEPAQEEQAEAEAAQEQQQQQQQQAEEQRLESNVVENHPNHAPVHQGQPEM from the exons ATGTTTGCGGCGGCGGTGTTCCCGCTGCTCCTCGCACCGCTCCTCATCCAGGGTGCTCCGCAGCAGGGTCAAGAGTCTCAGAG GTCAGAGTCCACGGGTGACAATGTGCCTCTTACGCTCGTCAATCCCTTTGGTTCTGCAGATGAGAGCCGCAG TCTCTTACAGAGCTATATCAAGGCTAATTTGAATGAACAGGCAAATCCAGATGTCAGTacacgggagcaag AGgtgttcttcctcttctcccttcaTGACTATGATAAAAGCGGTCAGCTGGATGGCCTAGAGCTGATGAAGCTGTTATCAGATTTTCTGTCACATCTTTCACAGACCCCCAAATCAACTGATgga GTGGTTGCCATGGTGGACTACCTCCTGCAGACGCAGGATCAGAACCAGGATGGTCTACTGGCTCCGTCAGAGCTGCTCTCCCCACCCATCCAAGCCAGCAAGTTGGAGCCCATCCCAGGGGCAGACCCGGCAGTAGAGTCCGACTCTGCAGGTGGTGCCCGGGACGAGCCAAAGGAAGAGGCCTCCCCGCAGCAGGGAGACCCAGTGGGGGAACAGGCACAGGAGGCTCAGGCAGACGGACCATCTGACTCTGCCAATGAGCAGGAGCTTCCGCAAGAGGAGGGTGAACACCAAGTGCAGCCgcctgaggaggagagaggggttcaGGGGGAGGGACAGGTGCCTGAGGGGCAGCATGTGGACAACCTAGGAGATGCAGGGGGGAAGGAACCTGCTCAAGAAGAgcaagcagaggcagaggcggcccaggaacagcagcagcagcagcagcagcaggctgaggAGCAGAGGTTAGAATCCAATGTGGTGGAGAACCATCCGAATCATGCTCCTGTGCACCAAGGACAGCCTGAGATGTAG
- the LOC134067645 gene encoding cell cycle control protein 50A-like, translating to MMASSYNAKEEDGHHSGAVGPGGAGVNKSKKPDNTAFKQQRLPAWQPILTAGTVLPAFFVIGLIFIPIGIGLFVTSNNIKEFEIDYTGVEESSPCYVCSFNYTWNNTTPCQCSIPFSLEQPFESNVFMYYGLSNFYQNHRRYVKSRDDSQLNGDKSSLLSPSKECEPYRSSHGSPIAPCGAIANSLFNDTLELFYNFPNGTSITIPLVKKGIAWWTDKHVKFRNPGGNNNNLTAAFAGTAKPVNWRKPVYELDPSDPDNNGFVNEDFIVWMRTAALPTFRKLYRIIQKKKDNMMPTLPRGNYTLNVTYNYPVRSFEGRKRMILSTISWMGGKNPFLGIAYITVGSVCFFLGVVLLFIHHKYGSRNNNADIPN from the exons ATGATGGCGTCGAGCTACAATGCTAAAGAAGAGGACGGTCACCATTCAGGGGCCGTAGGTCCTGGTGGAGCAGGTGTCAATAAGAGCAAGAAGCCCGATAACACGGCGTTTAAACAACAACGACTACCAGCTTGGCAGCCCATTCTGACAGCTGGCACTGTCCTCCCAGCGTTTTTCGTGATCGGGCTGATCTTCATCCCTATTGGCATTGGCCTCTTCGTCACTTCCAACAACATTAAAGAGTTTGAG ATCGACTACACAGGAGTGGAGGAGTCCAGTCCTTGCTATGTTTGCTCTTTCAATTACACCTGGAATAATACAACTCCCTGCCAATGCTCGATTCCATTCTCTCTCGAGCAGCCCTTTGAG AGCAATGTCTTCATGTACTACGGCTTGTCCAACTTCTACCAGAACCACAGGCGTTACGTGAAATCTAGGGATGATAGCCAGTTGAATGGTGATAAAAGCTCATTATTG AGTCCAAGTAAGGAATGTGAACCTTACCGCTCTAGTCACGGATCACCCATAGCCCCTTGTGGTGCTATTGCTAACAGTCTCTTCAATG atACCTTGGAGCTGTTTTACAATTTTCCAAATGGTACCAGTATTACCATACCATTAGTAAAGAAGGGCATTGCTTGGTGGACTGACAAGCATGTGAAATTCAGGAACCCAGGAGGAAACAACAACAATCTCACAGCTGCATTTGCAG GCACAGCCAAGCCTGTCAACTGGCGGAAACCCGTCTATGAGCTGGACCCCAGCGACCCTGACAACAATGGCTTTGTCAATGAAGACTTTATTGTGTGGATGCGCACAGCTGCTCTTCCCACATTTAGAAAGCTTTACCGCATCATCCAGAAGAAGAAGGACAACATGATGCCAACACTACCCAGAGGAAACTACACACTGAATGTCACCTACA ATTACCCTGTGCGCAGCTTTGAAGGTCGTAAGCGTATGATTCTGAGCACCATCTCCTGGATGGGAGGGAAAAACCCATTCCTTGGCATTGCTTACATTACCGTAGgctctgtgtgtttcttcttGGGTGTGGTTCTCCTCTTCATTCACCACAAGTACGGCAGCAGGAACAACAACGCAGACATCCCCAACTGA